Within the Vigna angularis cultivar LongXiaoDou No.4 chromosome 10, ASM1680809v1, whole genome shotgun sequence genome, the region TCATGTAGGAATGCATATGTTGCTGAAGTAATGTGATTGACGAGATAGGGGTTTGCAATAGgagtttatttaatgttttgtttactTTATGCCGAGGATTAAGGatttgtaagaaattatttatttttcgtttCGGATTTggataaatgataattaaagTTGTAATGACTATATTTATTGGgaagttttaattatattatgaatttatcaAATTCTTTAATATTTGATATGCTAAGTGACTCCTagattttggaatgttacaaagAACCTTAATCAcgattttgttaattttgattGAAGTAAAGACTCCTAAAGAACCTAAATTGAGTTTTGATTAAAGAAAAGACACATGTATTTCTAAGTGGCACATCGTTAGCTAGGTCATACAAAATTTAACTTCGTTGGTGATCGAAGACTAAATCCACGAGTTTCATAAAAAAGAGGATGAAAATGAAGCAAAATTTAAAAGAgaagttaaaacaaaaaatacatgaTAATTGagagacaaaaacatatttaatcatacttttattcacatgtataaatattattcaGAAGTCATTTTAAATACtcataaatcttattttaatattgtaatgaCGGTTTCTAGGATAAATTACTATTATCTATAATCAATGTGAAATGTCTATAATAACTATAAGACCCcattgaaaattttccattGATGCAATCAAATATTGTTACAAAATTGAGAATTATTTCTTGTATTGAATGTGCAGCTTACATTGTTGATATTCACAATCATCGCGcttgaaattaaaatagaattcatattattatGGTAATTACAAGGACATAAATActattataaaagtattatgcaagaagaaaggagaagcttTGATGAATTTTCTGAAGGGTGTTAAGACTATATGCATGCACAAGGTGGCATAGAGTAATCATAATATACCTAATTTGAAAATAAGCTGGAAGAACAAAGTTATAGGAGACCAGAATTGGAGAAGGTGAGCAATATTCCCCAATTCATGATGCATGAGAATATTAGTAATTAATCATACTTTAGGAGGTGGAAGTATCCATTTTGAGCCTTCTATCATACCAAGACCAAGGTAATTTTGAACCTCTGAGTATTGAAGTTTCCTTGTCAATTTAGAACGCCCTGTGGCATCTGCACCAGGTCCTGTGTTCATGTACTCCCCAAAATAAAGAGTTCTGCAGTTggaaacaaatatttattagaagtatataattaaaataaagaaaataagaagttTATAATTGCGAATTAGAAAGTTACTTGTCATATTCCTTTTTATTGTTGTCACTCCATCCTTCCTTGTTGAAAATGTTGCCTAAGTTACAGTAAGAAAAGATCACCGTGGAATAACCATACCAGGCTCTTCCCAAGTAAACACCTGTTCCAGTTCCAGTAAGTTCACAATGGACAAAGGAGAAGCCATTATCCTCTTTCGTACTTTTTCTTGCTTGTGCTGTTATAAAAGTTAACCCATCATCGCCTAGCGTTCTTAGTTCACAATtctgcataaaaaaaaacctcaatgcttattttgaatattaaatggAAATGGAGTTCaggaattcttatatatataccACATATAGTGACTTTCcacttccaaaaatgtaatcaACAGTTCCTTCAATGAAGCAGTCTTTGAAAAAATGTCTATTTGCATCATCTAATAATGTGTCTTGGTAACTATAAAGCTGACAATTATAAAATGTGGCTTTGTCTGCAGAAATTCGTAATGCGACTGCTTGACCTCCTACCGTGTTTAGAGTAGGTCTTGGTGCGGAGTTCTAAAACATGACATAAGAAATATAGTATTGAGGCATTTCTATCTTTTGGTTGATatgatttttaagaaatatagtATACTAACCCGAACTATTATGTTTGCCCCCACAAAGTAGTCTGATAAAATAGACAATGTCCCACTTTCAACAGTGCCATATTGTTTTGCCGTGCCCCCATAGGTCAATGTTGGCATTTGCCCAAGGGTCCCGTAGAAGGTGATGAAAGGTTTTGTGCTCTCAACCACGATTTTCTCTTTGTAAGTTCCAGGTCCAATATGCAAAATTACACGCTTCTTATTTCCGCTAGGTATGCTTTTAAGGGCATCGGTGATGGTCTTGAATTGCCCTTTGCCATCTTGACTTACCTTAATAATTGTCTTCCCTTCTTCAGCAGCTACTAATTCCTTATCTAGGGTACTCTTTCTGCTTTCTAAAGACTTTACATTATTTGAAAACCATTGTCCCAATTGAGTCTTATCAGCCGGCATTGGTGTATCGGTAGACAACACAACTTGCGTTGTTAGAAAAACTATCGTCAGACTCAGCTTGATGCAAAATTCTGTATGTTTTGAGGCCATATTTGAACCTATTTTCTTGGTAagaattgttttgtttttgtgaaTACAACATTGCAACTCAATTTATAAGAGCAGGGCCTCTAATTTTGGCACATTGCTTATATCTAGGagtgttatttttattcaatggcCCTTCTCGTGTGAACCTAAAATTAACCTAGAGGCAATTCAAGTTATTACACTAGATCATACACGTATATATATTCAAACCGAAAAAATTTTCTCCACACAAAAAATAGCACAAGAAAAATAGGTCATAAACCAATTAGCAAATTATGTAAGGTAAACTTATATACGTCATTACGTAAAGcaaacttaatatatttttcctatTCTTTATGATTCggttttcttataaaaatttatttttataaagtataTCATGTTAGGTATCGC harbors:
- the LOC108335015 gene encoding putative pectinesterase 63 isoform X1 yields the protein MASKHTEFCIKLSLTIVFLTTQVVLSTDTPMPADKTQLGQWFSNNVKSLESRKSTLDKELVAAEEGKTIIKVSQDGKGQFKTITDALKSIPSGNKKRVILHIGPGTYKEKIVVESTKPFITFYGTLGQMPTLTYGGTAKQYGTVESGTLSILSDYFVGANIIVRNSAPRPTLNTVGGQAVALRISADKATFYNCQLYSYQDTLLDDANRHFFKDCFIEGTVDYIFGSGKSLYVNCELRTLGDDGLTFITAQARKSTKEDNGFSFVHCELTGTGTGVYLGRAWYGYSTVIFSYCNLGNIFNKEGWSDNNKKEYDKTLYFGEYMNTGPGADATGRSKLTRKLQYSEVQNYLGLGMIEGSKWILPPPKV
- the LOC108335015 gene encoding pectinesterase PPME1 isoform X2 → MASKHTEFCIKLSLTIVFLTTQVVLSTDTPMPADKTQLGQWFSNNVKSLESRKSTLDKELVAAEEGKTIIKVSQDGKGQFKTITDALKSIPSGNKKRVILHIGPGTYKEKIVVESTKPFITFYGTLGQMPTLTYGGTAKQYGTVESGTLSILSDYFVGANIIVRNCELRTLGDDGLTFITAQARKSTKEDNGFSFVHCELTGTGTGVYLGRAWYGYSTVIFSYCNLGNIFNKEGWSDNNKKEYDKTLYFGEYMNTGPGADATGRSKLTRKLQYSEVQNYLGLGMIEGSKWILPPPKV